Proteins encoded by one window of Cloeon dipterum chromosome 2, ieCloDipt1.1, whole genome shotgun sequence:
- the LOC135937462 gene encoding dynein axonemal intermediate chain 7 homolog, translated as MKCDGLPDPASPPAMHTYLHLWRSEPKARRNIEPVVEKTAEVLQLLNDLDELIETEDGGRLLPLWWEVRQKVRLEQQVRIDEATYGLLRAASTMLASVDSTVVRYHREADPYLSLTLQTDLAAPAPDATAPSWDFEEVGVSMQLPSQFAGLHAAARALWLRYDHYTDLCPSRIPPPAPEHHSQDMVSIAIELWQRRLEEKEWEAEEQATLAAAEEQRLAAEETKREIASSAVPDVPPGGETVPVLEDSAPEGQELQESAEVEEADIENEEEREEPPPRDEEAERQKAEMEAMIKDTRPHELNLRKMTVLGGVLHLDLLEQPPQPREFNKNLSLTNATKRFEFYSPSKITIQRLFNFAVSEPLSLQKVHYYVKYVPPPPPEPGKKRLPEEIEAEIKLQELEFEKIAQVHISLPSSVLWFEPPIVVGWDDKNEYWSTEDLHDLKFNEEKQILSFRAGRLGSLALAAFRYTNLPYQTWELKPTSNGILFSITAAVVVVEFIFKDGLVSLSQLQNGTTNALQDQVGKFYKPKKLIKIMRLGGVDIFPPHDAHCYMSAVSPKQRTTERHLYQCMAYAAKSHCFAWSRWNLLAGHTRIVLQMKEINIEDPTKSQAEFDMLLVTSQRSSVVHCTEVSQSFSDEPAQGMNFYADVYHLLLNHGSEKAKSFLREPDVPLVHSVFDILDATKVLSFS; from the exons ATGAAGTGCGACGGCCTGCCTGACCCTGCCTCACCTCCAGCCATGCACACCTACCTCCATTTGTGGCGGTCAGAGCCGAAAGCCAGGCGAAATATCGAGCCGGTCGTGGAGAAAACGGCAGAAGTGCTCCAA TTGTTAAACGACCTGGACGAGTTGATCGAGACGGAGGACGGTGGGAGGCTGCTACCCTTGTGGTGGGAGGTGCGGCAGAAGGTGCGTCTGGAGCAGCAAGTGCGCATCGACGAGGCGACCTACGGCCTGCTGCGCGCCGCCTCCACCATGCTGGCCTCAGTTGACTCGACCGTGGTACGCTACCACCGCGAGGCTGACCCCTACCTTTCGCTGACGCTGCAGACAGATCTGGCTGCGCCGGCACCCGACGCTACGGCGCCCTCCTGGGACTTCGAGGAGGTCGGCGTGTCTATGCAGCTGCCGTCGCAGTTTGCGGGCCTGCACGCCGCCGCCAGGGCTCTCTGGCTCCGCTACGACCACTACACCGACCTTTGTCCGTCCAGGATTCCGCCACCTGCGCCGGAACACCACTCGCAAG ataTGGTGAGCATTGCAATTGAATTGTGGCAGAGGAGGTTGGAGGAGAAAGAGTGGGAAGCGGAGGAACAAGCGACTTTAGCAGCCGCCGAAGAACAAAGACTGGCGGCCgaagaaacaaaaagagaaattgctTCCTCTGCTGTTCCTGACGTTCCTCCAGGAGGAGAAACAGTTCCAGTGCTTGAAGATTCAGCTCCCGAAGGTCAGGAACTTCAGGAAAGCGCCGAGGTTGAGGAAGCAGATATTGAAAATGAGGAGGAAAGAGAAGAACCTCCGCCCAGGGACGAGgaag CCGAGAGACAAAAAGCGGAGATGGAGGCCATGATCAAGGACACACGTCCGCATGAATTGAATCTGAGGAAGATGACGGTCCTGGGCGGAGTGTTGCATCTTGACTTGTTGGAGCAACCACCACAGCCAAGAGAGTTTAATAAGAACCTATCGCTGACA aatgcaaCGAAACGCTTTGAATTCTACTCCCCTTCCAAAATTACGATACAAAGGCTATTTAATTTCGCAGTATCGGAGCCTCTTTCACTGCAGAAGGTTCACTATTACGTCAAATACGTTCCTCCACCCCCGCCAGAACCGGGAAAGAAACGACTCCCAGAGGAAATCGAAGCCGAAATCAAACTGCAAGAactggaatttgaaaaaatcgcaCAAGTGCATATCAG TCTGCCAAGCAGTGTGCTCTGGTTCGAGCCGCCTATAGTCGTCGGTTGGGATGATAAGAACGAATACTGGAGCACGGAGGACTTGCACGATCTAAAATTCAACGAGGAAAAGCAGATTTTGTCATTTCGCGCCGGCCGCCTCGGCTCCCTGGCTCTGGCTGCGTTCAGATACACCAATTTGCCCTACCAGACGTGGGAACTCAAACCGACATCGAATGGAATCCTCTTCTCAATCACAGCTGCCGTCGTTGTTGtcgaattcatttttaaa gacGGATTGGTATCACTCAGTCAGCTGCAAAACGGCACCACAAACGCCCTGCAAGACCAAGTCGGAAAATTCTACAagccgaaaaaattaattaag ATTATGCGGCTCGGCGGCGTGGACATTTTTCCTCCGCACGACGCGCACTGCTACATGTCAGCGGTGTCGCCCAAACAGCGAACCACTGAACGCCACTTGTACCAATGCATGGCGTACGCCGCCAAGTCCCACTGTTTCGCTTGGAGCAGGTGGAATTTGTTGGCTGGACACACGAGAATAGTTTTGCAGATGAAAGAAATTAACATTGAAGACCCCACCAAATCG CAAGCAGAATTCGACATGTTGCTGGTGACCAGCCAAAGGTCGAGCGTAGTTCATTGTACAGAAGTGAGCCAAAGTTTCAGCGATGAACCAGCGCAAGGAATGAAC ttcTACGCTGACGTTTATCACCTGCTTCTCAATCATGGATCTGAAAAGGCTAAATCCTTTTTAAGAGAGCCCGACGTACCTCTAGTTCACAGCGTGTTTGATATTTTGGACGCAACCAAAGTGCTTAGTTTCTCTTAA
- the Toll-9 gene encoding toll-like receptor 13 — translation MRNNIAAVIAYLLIITVKSDVDVPSCKVLDVQPLQMPFTGDGLIMVERIVSQPTILCPEDEITVDNYGCTYCNRTETMACQGSSVTALPEPKDLPDIKFSLRVLGSWITYIKRQAFFGKHIKELHIEDNEFIMFHAEAFYGLSDTEYLSLANNNLAQIPCQLLDPLKDLVTLVLDDNGIEFPKVPPNATTCDEEHTLLTKLEYLLLQNNKLNDLPHNAFDWLNKSKLRYMSLRGSKIMYAHPDALKPLFENLKGLEMADSSSLVDTLANITAGLVYGEKSKLEYLGLSSTGLIEIPKKALSNVGQSLLGLALQGNTFHRLDQDSFPVMEALQTLDLRRCSILALLGKAFQGLKALKNLYLSGNRFKILQDEPFKALSKLEFLDLSNNPDPILSDQDATYKIKNHTFSGLENLKILNLAHSRIKYIENGTFYDMPQLTTLSLCNTLVDLGSNFLQAVPNLRILDLSNNENLKFEPSVFKGLGNLEKLRLINCNIEFKPDSDVDYFIHMPNLTDLHLSYNKISTIPKDTFQSLPELKSIHLDHNLLDSWTTKIFENNTKLVLIDVDNNQICHFANETAEELLKTEHISFEYNPLLCDCSLYNFVQELVQSDVTVSHWLEEDNSYSCYDTENERSLLIAHYLPNCAVLENKAPPVDPDSDSTVVAIISGSAIVAICLIIVPAATVVYKKRSKLRYFGIMVKNALSVALMDDDNEESQEDAIFIYDVFVSYCDADREWVIKKLLPELEQENNLRVCLHERDFQPGCGILDNIVHCIDKSRSLIIVVSKKSLKSQWCHFEMHLAQHRFIETRKEQLILVLMEELPRKQRPRTLHYLMATRTFLLWNEKQSELFWKRLRRVLILEKSRAVSIV, via the exons ATGCGAAACAACATTGCTGCTGTTATTGCGTACTTGTTGATCATCACCGTGAAAAGCGACGTGGACGTCCCATCATGCAAGGTCCTGGACGTCCAGCCGCTGCAAATGCCCTTCACAGGCGACGGGCTCATCATGGTCGAGCGGATAGTGAGTCAGCCGACGATTTTGTGTCCAGAAGACGAAATCACCGTTGACAACTATGGCTGCACCTACTGCAACCGGACCGAAACCATGGCGTGTCAGGGATCATCAGTGACAGCGCTGCCAGAACCAAAGGACCTGCCAGATATCAAGTTCTCCTTAAGGGTATTGGGCTCGTGGATCACATATATCAAGAGACAGGCATTTTTCGGGAAACATATCAAGGAATTGCACATAGAAGATAATGAGTTTATCATGTTTCATGCAGAAGCCTTCTATGGACTCTCCGACACCGAGTACTTGTCCCTGGCTAACAACAATTTAGCACAAATACCATGCCAACTGTTGGATCCTCTCAAGGACCTGGTGACCCTGGTCTTGGATGACAACGGTATCGAGTTTCCTAAAGTACCTCCAAACGCTACAACATGCGATGAAGAGCATACACTCCTGACCAAGTTGGAATATCTCCTGCTCCAAAACAACAAACTCAATGATCTTCCACACAACGCATTTGATTGGCTGAACAAAAGTAAACTGCGATATATGTCGCTGAGGGGATCGAAAATTATGTATGCTCACCCAG ATGCATTGAAGCCTCTTTTCGAAAATCTGAAAGGGCTCGAGATGGCAGACAGTTCATCTTTGGTTGACACTCTTGCGAACATCACGGCGGGACTTGTTTACGGAGAAAAGAGCAAGTTGGAATATTTGGGTTTAAGCTCTACCGGGCTGATAGAAATTCCCAAAAAAGCGCTCTCTAATGTGGGACAATCGCTTCTAGGCCTAGCTTTGCAGGGGAACACGTTCCACAGGCTTGACCAAGACTCATTTCCCGTGATGGAAGCTTTACAAACGCTCGACTTGCGGCGGTGCTCAATTTTGGCGCTACTCGGAAAAGCATTCCAAGGATTaaaagcgttgaaaaatttatacctCTCTGGTAaccgtttcaaaattttacaagacGAGCCGTTCAAAGCTCTTTCCAAACTGGAATTTTTGGACCTAAGTAATAATCCTGACCCTATTTTAAGTGACCAAGACGCAacgtacaaaattaaaaatcacacttTCAGCGGTCTTGAGAACCTCAAAATTCTTAACCTTGCACACTCCCGCATTAAATATATCGAAAATGGAACCTTTTATGACATGCCTCAACTAACCACGCTCTCTTTATGCAACACATTAGTCGATTTGGGATCAAATTTTCTACAGGCAGTGCCCAATTTGAGGATTCTCGACCTCAGCAataacgaaaatttaaaatttgaaccaagTGTGTTCAAAGGACTCGGCAATCTAGAAAAACTTAGGCTCATCAACTGCAACATTGAATTCAAGCCCGATTCAGACGTTGACTACTTCATTCACATGCCAAACTTAACCGATCTGCACTTATCCTACAACAAAATTTCCACAATTCCGAAGGACACTTTCCAATCCCTTCCAGAACTTAAATCAATCCACTTGGATCACAATCTGCTCGATTCTTGGACGACGAAAATATTCGAGAACAACACAAAACTCGTCCTCATCGACGTCGACAACAACCAAATCTGTCATTTTGCGAATGAAACGGCCGAGGAGCTATTAAAGACGGAGCACATCTCGTTTGAATATAACCCTCTACTCTGCGACTGTTCCTTGTACAACTTCGTTCAGGAACTCGTTCAATCAGACGTTACGGTCTCGCATTGGTTGGAAGAAGACAACAGCTACTCTTGCTACGACACCGAGAATGAGCGCAGCCTTCTGATTGCGCATTATTTGCCAAACTGCGCTGTTTTGGAGAACAAAGCACCGCCTGTCGACCCCGACTCAGATTCTACAGTGGTGGCCATCATCTCCGGATCGGCCATCGTCGCCATTTGTCTAATTATCGTGCCAGCCGCCACCGTCGTCTACAAGAAACGCAGCAAGCTGCGTTACTTCGGCATCATGGTGAAGAACGCTCTGTCCGTGGCGCTGATGGACGACGACAACGAGGAGAGCCAGGAGGATGCCATCTTTATTTACGACGTCTTCGTGTCCTACTGCGACGCGGACAGAGAATGGGTGATCAAGAAGCTGCTGCCTGAGCTTGAACAGGAGAACAACCTGAGGGTTTGTCTGCACGAACGAGACTTCCAGCCGGGATGCGGCATCCTGGACAACATCGTGCACTGCATCGACAAGAGCCGCTCGCTGATCATCGTCGTGTCGAAAAAGTCGCTCAAGAGCCAATGGTGCCACTTTGAAATGCACCTGGCGCAGCACAGGTTCATCGAGACCCGCAAGGAGCAGTTGATATTAGTTCTGATGGAAGAACTGCCGCGTAAGCAGAGGCCCAGGACCTTACACTACTTGATGGCCACGAGGACCTTCCTCTTGTGGAACGAAAAGCAGAGTGAACTATTCTGGAAACGGCTGAGGCGAGTgcttattttagaaaaaagcaGGGCAGTTTCGAttgtttga